In bacterium, the genomic window ATTTGCCTTCTGTGCTTAAATTGATTGATACATCATCTTTGGGTCGTCTTGGGATAAGAAATAGGGCAATTGTCGAGCTATTTTATTCAACGGGAATAAGGGTTTATGAGCTTTCGCAATTGAATATATCAGACATTAATCTATCTGATCAAACAATAATGGTTGTTGCTAAAGGAAAAAAGGAGAGGCTTGTTCCATTTGGCTCTTATGCAAGGGATTCTTTAATTTCCTATCTTAAAATAAGGGTTGCGCAAGGGGATGCCCTTTTTCTAAATAGATTTGGAGGAAGGCTTTCTAGCCGGGCAATTGAGAAGATCATTGATAAAATAAGGAAAAAGGCAGGTCTTCCCCATATCTCACCACATACTTTAAGGCATTCCTGTGCAACACATCTTTTGGAAAAGGGTGCTGATATTCGCTCTGTCCAGGAATTCCTTGGACACAAAAGCCTTTCCACAACCCAAATCTATACCCATATTACCAGAAAGCACCTTAAGAAGGTATATGATAAGGCACATCCTAGGGCATAATAATTTAGGAATTTTGTCAATTGACAAAAATGGTTTTTTAATTTATAGTGTCAAAGATGGAAAAGATAAAAGCATTTGATGAGGAGGTATATAGAATAATAAAGCAGGATGAAGAGAGGCAAAGGAATACATTAAACCTCATTGCCTCAGAGAATTATGCAAGCCTTTCAGTTAGAGAAGCAGCAGGTTCTGGATTGACAAACAAGTATGCAGAGGGCTATCCAAACAAGAGATACTATGGGGGTTGTGAGTTTGTAGATGAAGTAGAGAATCTTGCCATCAAGCGGGCAAAGGAGCTTTTTAATGCAGAATATGTAAATGTCCAGCCACACTCAGGAACACAGGCAAATATGGCAGCCTATCTTGCATTTCTATCTCCTGGTGATATTATTATGGGAATGGACCTACAATCAGGAGGCCATCTTTCACACGGTGCAGGGGTTAATTTCTCAGGACAAATATTTAGCTCTATAGCTTATGGCGTTAATCCAAAAACAGGCCTTATAGATTTTAACATCGTAAGAGATTTGGCAAAAAAATATAGCCCACGGATGATTATCTGTGGTGCATCTTCCTATCCAAGGATAATAGATTTTGGGGAATTTAGAAAGATTGCAGATGAGATAGATAGCTTGCTGGTAGCAGACATTGCCCATATTGCTGGGCTTATCGCAGGTAATGTCCACCCAAGCCCGATTGGAATAGCCGATATTATCACCACAACAACCCATAAGACATTGAGGGGCCCCCGAGGTGGGATGATTATGGCAAAAGAAGAATACGGGAGGCTCATTGATAAAACAATATTCCCTGGAATTCAAGGAGGGCCTCTAATGCACATCATTGCCGCTAAAGCTATATGTTTTAAAGAGGCTTTATCCCCTGATTTTAAGGAATATGCAAAGCAAGTGGTAAGAAATGCTTCTGTATTGGCAGAAAGCCTTACCTCCTTTGGTTTTAAGCTAATCACGGGTGGAACGGATAACCACCTTTTTTTGATTGACCTAAGCCCTATGGGAATAACAGGAAAAATAGGAGAAGAGCTGCTTGGTGAACAGGGCATCATTGTTAATAAAAATGCCATTCCCTATGATTCTCTTCCCCCCACCATAACCTCTGGAATAAGAATGGGGACACCAGCCCTTACTACGAGAGGGATGAAAGAGGAGCAAATGAAAGAGATAGCAAGGCTTATTGAAAGGGTAATCAGGGGAAAAGAAAATGTGAAAAAAGAGGTTGCCTCCCTTTGCGAAGCATTTCCCATACAATGAATTTCCTTAAAAATTTATTCAAGAAAAAGAAAAGCTTTAAGGAAGAACAAGAAGAATTAGAGATAAGACATTTTATAGGCGAGTTTATAGCATCTGGAATGCTTAACAGCCTTAAATCAAAAAATGTAATTGAAAATGCAGAATTTATTCTTAATNNNNNNNNNNAGCAATGGAAATATTTCTTAAGATTAGAAAAAAGGTTTCTATAAATCAACAAAACCTTAAAAATATTCAAAAACTTTTTAAGCTATATTTTAAATTTCTGGATGAGAAGGGGTTAGTAACCGATGAGATGAAAGAGAAAATAGCCGAAGAGAGGCTTG contains:
- the glyA gene encoding serine hydroxymethyltransferase gives rise to the protein MEKIKAFDEEVYRIIKQDEERQRNTLNLIASENYASLSVREAAGSGLTNKYAEGYPNKRYYGGCEFVDEVENLAIKRAKELFNAEYVNVQPHSGTQANMAAYLAFLSPGDIIMGMDLQSGGHLSHGAGVNFSGQIFSSIAYGVNPKTGLIDFNIVRDLAKKYSPRMIICGASSYPRIIDFGEFRKIADEIDSLLVADIAHIAGLIAGNVHPSPIGIADIITTTTHKTLRGPRGGMIMAKEEYGRLIDKTIFPGIQGGPLMHIIAAKAICFKEALSPDFKEYAKQVVRNASVLAESLTSFGFKLITGGTDNHLFLIDLSPMGITGKIGEELLGEQGIIVNKNAIPYDSLPPTITSGIRMGTPALTTRGMKEEQMKEIARLIERVIRGKENVKKEVASLCEAFPIQ
- the xerA gene encoding site-specific tyrosine recombinase/integron integrase, with the translated sequence MAFERETKKFLAYLAQENYSLHTIRNYEMDLKAWFSFLKEREASYHMAREYLGSLVKRGRKKKTIARKLSSLRSFYNFLCIYEGLKDNPISGLLMPRLPKNLPNFLDLPSVLKLIDTSSLGRLGIRNRAIVELFYSTGIRVYELSQLNISDINLSDQTIMVVAKGKKERLVPFGSYARDSLISYLKIRVAQGDALFLNRFGGRLSSRAIEKIIDKIRKKAGLPHISPHTLRHSCATHLLEKGADIRSVQEFLGHKSLSTTQIYTHITRKHLKKVYDKAHPRA
- a CDS encoding SEC-C metal-binding domain-containing protein; this encodes AMEIFLKIRKKVSINQQNLKNIQKLFKLYFKFLDEKGLVTDEMKEKIAEERLEIPQTVKRKTPKIGRNSPCPCGSGKKYKLCCGK